One genomic region from Actinomycetota bacterium encodes:
- a CDS encoding sulfite exporter TauE/SafE family protein, which translates to MKEILIGFVSGYLSGQFGVGGGVITTPAIRLILGYSPWIALGTPLLVIIPSALTGAYIYHRSKLVDGRLASQLAIPGVIGVFLGSGITLLFPGHLIMLITALVILLLGIKFLIPQKAGGRNDPSCTAGRPVGHRSAQAEAGHAHRQAGRSAGGIGKHFFRSNRSTILGTGFGCGFFSGFLGLGGGFLLIPAMIILFEKNVKEAFGTSLVVITVYTLPGSIAHYFLKHVDVKLALLLISGVIPGAYLGSKITIKLRESLVRFLFGLFLLIIALYFAYFEVLSWFWL; encoded by the coding sequence ATGAAGGAAATCCTAATAGGTTTTGTTTCTGGTTATCTCTCCGGCCAATTTGGCGTGGGAGGAGGAGTGATCACCACTCCCGCAATACGCTTAATTTTGGGTTATTCCCCTTGGATAGCTCTGGGAACTCCTCTACTGGTAATAATTCCCTCGGCTCTCACTGGAGCTTACATTTATCATCGAAGTAAGCTCGTGGATGGAAGGTTAGCCTCGCAGTTGGCAATTCCGGGTGTCATTGGGGTGTTTCTGGGCTCCGGAATCACCCTCTTATTCCCAGGTCATCTCATTATGCTCATCACGGCCTTGGTGATTTTGCTGTTGGGAATCAAATTTTTAATTCCACAGAAGGCAGGGGGAAGGAACGACCCCTCATGCACAGCAGGTAGGCCTGTCGGCCATCGCTCTGCTCAGGCAGAAGCAGGTCATGCCCACCGGCAGGCAGGCAGGTCTGCTGGAGGGATAGGCAAGCATTTCTTTCGATCAAATAGAAGTACAATTTTGGGAACCGGTTTTGGTTGTGGATTTTTCTCTGGATTTTTAGGCCTGGGAGGAGGATTTTTACTCATCCCAGCGATGATTATCCTTTTTGAAAAGAACGTAAAAGAGGCTTTCGGTACCTCCCTGGTGGTGATCACCGTCTATACCTTACCCGGTTCCATAGCACATTATTTTTTGAAACACGTCGATGTGAAATTAGCACTTCTTCTAATCTCTGGGGTTATCCCTGGAGCATATTTGGGATCAAAAATCACCATTAAATTACGAGAATCCCTGGTGCGATTCTTATTTGGGCTTTTCCTTCTCATTATAGCCCTCTACTTTGCTTACTTTGAGGTTTTAAGTTGGTTTTGGCTGTAA
- a CDS encoding diguanylate cyclase → MRVIESIEERCKECYGCVRICPVKAIKVRDGQAEVLEEKCIYCGRCINACTQGAKQAKTEIDLVKGLLSSHQVVAILASECVASFYPATPTQVAAGLEKLGFFSVEDTLLGEELVADEYMKLFKERAGEPIVRSTCPAVVTWLEKYYPEFLAYLAPIISPVIAQGRLVKEMYDPGTATVYIGPCVAAKAEVRDDPVADAIDAVLTFDELRLMFKEADINLESLPPVNLDAVRPVLLRMFSLSGGFPRETIANYSLLDRDIRVIRGIYGIEKLADAFLRGEVRPKLIDVLDCDGCVDGPAMGDNMSTYARKNIIEQYYKEKSKSSPRKVNFKQILPRLPWIEMRREFTSKEVKLPFPTEEELKEVLATAEKCDQRDELDCGACGYESCREEAIAIYQGLAEWGMCFPFQRRLFLKVVEQLRQTSITDGLTGLSNHKNFMERLKVEFKRALRYGSPLSLIMIDVDLFKPINDTYGHVRGDEVLKIMAQIIKRNIREADLAARYGGDEFALILPETDKTEAFAVAEKLRRKVEAHEFILNGNPNRITISLGITPLTPNIKDVATFVEKADKAMYKAKESGRNRAYIAPD, encoded by the coding sequence ATGAGGGTTATCGAAAGTATCGAAGAACGATGTAAAGAATGTTATGGTTGTGTGCGTATCTGCCCCGTGAAGGCCATAAAGGTTAGGGACGGACAAGCAGAAGTCCTTGAGGAGAAATGCATTTATTGCGGTCGATGTATCAATGCTTGTACCCAGGGGGCGAAGCAAGCAAAGACTGAAATAGATTTAGTGAAGGGTTTGCTCTCCTCCCATCAAGTAGTGGCTATTCTTGCCTCGGAGTGTGTAGCTTCATTTTACCCAGCAACTCCCACCCAGGTTGCAGCCGGCTTGGAAAAACTCGGATTCTTCTCCGTGGAAGATACTCTTTTGGGTGAGGAACTCGTCGCCGATGAATATATGAAGCTTTTTAAAGAGCGGGCAGGTGAACCCATAGTCAGATCAACGTGTCCGGCGGTTGTCACATGGTTAGAGAAGTATTATCCTGAATTCTTAGCTTATTTGGCTCCGATCATCTCTCCCGTAATTGCGCAAGGGCGTTTAGTTAAAGAGATGTACGATCCCGGTACGGCCACAGTATACATTGGTCCTTGTGTTGCGGCGAAAGCCGAGGTCAGGGACGACCCTGTGGCCGATGCCATCGATGCTGTGCTTACCTTTGATGAGCTAAGATTGATGTTCAAAGAGGCGGATATCAATTTAGAGTCCCTCCCTCCAGTCAATTTGGATGCCGTTCGCCCCGTACTTTTGAGGATGTTTTCTTTAAGTGGTGGTTTTCCCAGAGAAACCATTGCCAATTACTCTCTTTTGGATAGGGACATTCGGGTGATACGAGGAATTTATGGCATTGAAAAGCTGGCTGATGCCTTCCTTCGCGGTGAGGTAAGACCAAAATTGATCGACGTTCTGGACTGCGATGGGTGTGTGGATGGACCTGCGATGGGAGACAATATGAGCACCTATGCTCGTAAAAACATCATTGAGCAATATTATAAGGAGAAAAGCAAAAGCTCTCCGAGGAAGGTAAACTTCAAGCAAATTCTTCCCAGGCTGCCATGGATTGAAATGCGGCGAGAATTTACCAGCAAGGAGGTAAAACTCCCCTTTCCCACGGAGGAAGAACTCAAGGAGGTATTAGCTACCGCGGAAAAGTGTGATCAGCGGGATGAGCTCGATTGTGGAGCCTGTGGATATGAATCCTGCCGAGAAGAGGCCATCGCCATTTACCAAGGCCTAGCGGAATGGGGAATGTGTTTTCCTTTTCAGCGAAGGCTCTTCTTGAAGGTGGTGGAACAGTTAAGGCAAACCTCCATTACCGATGGTCTGACCGGATTATCCAACCATAAAAATTTCATGGAACGCTTAAAGGTGGAGTTCAAAAGGGCTTTACGTTATGGTTCACCTCTCTCACTTATTATGATCGATGTAGATCTCTTCAAACCCATAAACGACACGTACGGTCACGTGAGAGGGGATGAGGTGCTAAAAATCATGGCACAGATCATAAAGAGGAATATCCGAGAAGCGGACTTGGCTGCTCGCTACGGTGGGGACGAATTTGCATTGATCTTGCCGGAGACCGATAAAACGGAGGCTTTTGCTGTGGCTGAAAAATTGAGAAGAAAAGTGGAAGCTCATGAGTTTATTTTAAATGGCAACCCCAATAGAATCACCATCAGTTTGGGTATCACTCCTCTTACCCCCAATATAAAGGATGTCGCAACTTTCGTTGAGAAAGCGGACAAAGCCATGTATAAAGCGAAAGAAAGTGGACGGAATCGAGCCTATATCGCTCCGGACTAA
- a CDS encoding NUDIX hydrolase yields the protein MGLTKMKTKRAVSSGGVIFRRVDKEIQVALARRGEGKIWCLPKGLIERGENPQETAVREVEEETGLRGEIVDKIGQIDYWFYWKPEDTRYHKFVHFYLIEYKSGNVQNHDYEVEEVRWFPIDMAIDLLSYKTEIQIMKKAKEMLSKIR from the coding sequence TTGGGATTGACAAAGATGAAAACCAAACGCGCCGTTTCATCGGGTGGGGTTATCTTCCGAAGGGTGGATAAAGAAATTCAAGTCGCCCTTGCTCGAAGGGGTGAGGGCAAAATCTGGTGTCTGCCCAAGGGATTGATTGAAAGAGGAGAAAATCCACAGGAGACGGCGGTCAGAGAGGTGGAGGAGGAAACGGGACTTCGCGGAGAGATCGTGGACAAGATTGGACAGATAGACTACTGGTTTTATTGGAAGCCCGAGGATACTCGGTATCACAAGTTCGTCCATTTCTATCTCATCGAATATAAGAGCGGGAATGTTCAAAATCACGATTATGAGGTCGAAGAGGTCAGATGGTTTCCCATCGATATGGCCATCGATCTCCTTTCATATAAAACCGAGATTCAGATCATGAAAAAGGCAAAGGAGATGCTCTCCAAAATCCGTTAA
- the hypE gene encoding hydrogenase expression/formation protein HypE, with protein sequence MKDEKILLAHGSGGKLMHDLVSQIFLKKFHNPILAKLDDMAMFKLGEANLAFTTDTYVVSPLFFNGGDIGRLAICGTVNDLAVSGAMPKYISAAFVIEEGFPLSDLEKILDSMVRAAGEAGVIVVTGDTKVVEKGGADKLFINTAGVGIIPEGINISGSNARVGDKVILSGSIGDHGIAVISQREGLEFKTQIKSDCAPLNHLIAEMLQVTRGIRCLRDPTRGGLASTLNEFVTQSNVGIFIEEQKVPIKEEVLGACEMLGYDPFHVANEGKLVAIVNPEDADEVVKVMQRNKYGREAQIIGEVVSNPKGKVIVKTAVGARILDMLVGEQLPRIC encoded by the coding sequence GTGAAAGATGAAAAGATATTGTTGGCTCACGGCAGTGGTGGAAAATTGATGCACGATCTGGTGAGCCAAATCTTTCTCAAGAAATTCCATAATCCCATCCTCGCCAAATTGGATGACATGGCCATGTTTAAATTGGGCGAAGCCAATCTGGCCTTTACCACGGATACATACGTGGTCAGCCCCCTTTTCTTCAATGGTGGAGACATTGGCAGGCTTGCCATCTGTGGAACGGTAAATGACCTCGCGGTAAGTGGTGCCATGCCCAAATATATCAGCGCTGCCTTCGTCATAGAGGAGGGCTTTCCACTCTCCGATCTGGAAAAAATCCTGGATTCCATGGTTAGAGCGGCGGGGGAAGCGGGCGTGATCGTGGTTACCGGAGATACCAAGGTTGTGGAAAAGGGAGGAGCGGATAAACTATTCATCAATACCGCAGGTGTTGGAATAATTCCCGAAGGAATCAATATCTCTGGCTCGAATGCGCGAGTCGGCGACAAGGTTATCCTCTCGGGCTCCATCGGCGACCACGGAATCGCGGTGATCAGCCAAAGAGAGGGATTGGAATTTAAAACTCAAATTAAAAGCGATTGTGCACCCCTAAATCATCTGATTGCGGAGATGCTCCAGGTGACCAGGGGGATCAGATGTCTTAGAGATCCCACGAGAGGGGGATTAGCCAGCACCTTAAATGAATTCGTTACCCAATCCAATGTGGGGATATTCATTGAGGAGCAAAAAGTTCCCATAAAGGAAGAAGTTCTTGGAGCTTGTGAAATGCTAGGCTATGATCCCTTCCACGTCGCCAATGAAGGGAAATTGGTGGCCATAGTCAATCCCGAAGATGCCGATGAAGTCGTAAAAGTGATGCAAAGAAACAAATATGGTAGGGAAGCACAAATCATAGGGGAAGTAGTTTCCAATCCTAAGGGTAAAGTTATCGTAAAAACGGCGGTTGGAGCCAGAATCCTGGACATGCTCGTTGGTGAGCAACTGCCCAGAATCTGTTAA
- a CDS encoding YbaK/EbsC family protein, which translates to MRTSVDVHNYLQSRDIPHEIFLLNSPTRTAERAAALLGLDLCEIIKTVIFFVDSEPVAVVTCGDKKVSYKKLKKVLGTSRVRLASPEEVVELTGYVVGATPPFCFENKIRILIDKSVMDVEVMYTGGGEINAMLKMKSQDLQGVTQGEIVDVTD; encoded by the coding sequence ATGAGGACGAGTGTGGATGTGCACAATTATTTGCAATCAAGGGATATACCTCATGAGATCTTTCTATTGAATAGTCCCACCAGAACTGCGGAAAGAGCCGCTGCTCTTTTGGGATTGGATTTATGTGAAATTATTAAAACCGTGATATTTTTCGTGGATAGTGAACCAGTTGCCGTAGTGACGTGCGGGGATAAGAAGGTGAGTTACAAGAAGTTAAAAAAAGTTTTGGGGACTTCCAGAGTTAGATTAGCAAGCCCTGAAGAGGTTGTTGAGCTCACCGGTTACGTTGTGGGAGCCACTCCTCCCTTTTGTTTTGAAAATAAAATTCGAATTTTAATCGATAAAAGCGTGATGGACGTCGAAGTCATGTATACAGGTGGAGGAGAAATAAATGCCATGTTAAAAATGAAATCTCAAGATTTGCAGGGAGTCACTCAGGGCGAGATAGTTGATGTAACGGATTAA
- a CDS encoding response regulator: MKIKALIVDDEAPARAELRYILEKIKGVEVVGDATNAVEALELIKALTYDVVFLDIQMPGLTGLHVAEVLQELPDSPAVVFVTAFGEHAVKAFELDALDYLVKPFKEERLAQTINKIWERKKGYRLKEVRLPTPETIKIDRIPVHRGDKTILLPTKDITYINTRNDYAFIHTPHESFITSFALKGLEVRLRGQAFFRAHRGYIVNLHQVKEIIPMFGGTYLLRMKDAKESEIPVSRRQAKKLKSILGL, translated from the coding sequence ATGAAGATTAAGGCACTCATAGTGGATGATGAAGCACCGGCAAGAGCCGAGCTTCGTTACATACTGGAAAAGATCAAAGGTGTGGAAGTTGTTGGGGATGCCACCAACGCTGTAGAGGCATTAGAACTAATAAAGGCGTTGACTTACGATGTGGTATTTTTGGATATTCAAATGCCCGGACTCACAGGTCTGCATGTGGCGGAAGTTCTCCAAGAACTTCCGGATTCTCCAGCCGTTGTTTTTGTCACAGCCTTTGGTGAGCATGCTGTAAAAGCTTTTGAATTAGATGCTTTGGATTACTTGGTTAAACCCTTCAAAGAAGAACGATTAGCGCAAACCATAAATAAGATTTGGGAGAGGAAGAAAGGATATCGATTGAAGGAGGTAAGGTTGCCTACCCCCGAGACCATTAAAATTGATAGAATCCCGGTTCACAGGGGAGATAAAACCATTCTTCTCCCGACGAAGGATATCACATATATAAATACCAGAAATGATTATGCTTTCATCCACACGCCTCACGAGAGTTTCATCACATCCTTTGCGTTGAAGGGATTGGAGGTACGCCTTCGAGGTCAAGCATTTTTCCGAGCCCACAGAGGATATATCGTAAATCTCCATCAGGTCAAAGAAATAATTCCCATGTTCGGGGGAACCTATCTTTTGCGGATGAAGGATGCCAAAGAAAGTGAGATCCCGGTTAGCCGTAGGCAAGCCAAAAAACTAAAATCCATACTAGGGTTGTAA
- a CDS encoding Clp1/GlmU family protein: MEYPVQWEETIRILSNPPFKGIIFVLGGPDTGKTTFSLALADRALKRGARVGIVDSDVGQSTFGPPTTIGLVVASEPKEDLKVLKPASLHFVGDNSPRGHMLETLVGAKRMVDKARDMGCNLIVVDTSGLIAHPFGEALKYHKINLTSPDYIVALQRGKELEPILRSIWTFSRYRIHRLPVPPEVRILSREERIRIRKNAYQRYFANSKVLSLPLRSLALYPPGIDLAGGIELFNLVLGLKDSRGELLGIGILTGYDAETDILKVLTPVINARISGLVFGSIRLRNFGQEIGRVAPWQL; encoded by the coding sequence ATGGAATATCCGGTTCAGTGGGAAGAAACAATCAGAATATTATCGAATCCCCCTTTCAAGGGGATTATTTTTGTCCTGGGAGGGCCCGATACTGGAAAAACAACATTCTCCCTTGCTTTAGCCGATCGAGCCCTTAAAAGAGGAGCACGAGTGGGGATAGTCGATTCCGATGTGGGTCAATCCACTTTTGGTCCCCCTACAACCATTGGATTGGTCGTTGCCTCAGAGCCGAAGGAAGACCTGAAGGTGCTTAAGCCCGCGAGCCTACACTTTGTCGGGGATAACAGCCCCAGAGGGCATATGCTTGAAACCCTGGTAGGGGCGAAGAGGATGGTGGATAAGGCGCGGGATATGGGGTGCAATCTCATTGTGGTGGATACCAGTGGGTTAATAGCTCATCCCTTCGGAGAAGCCCTAAAGTATCATAAGATTAATTTAACCTCGCCTGACTACATAGTTGCTCTTCAAAGGGGGAAGGAACTTGAACCCATCCTCCGATCGATCTGGACCTTTTCAAGATATCGGATCCATAGATTACCCGTTCCACCAGAAGTTAGGATTTTAAGCAGGGAAGAAAGGATTAGAATTAGGAAGAATGCATACCAGCGCTATTTCGCTAATTCCAAGGTACTGAGTTTACCCTTAAGGAGCTTGGCCCTCTATCCTCCCGGCATTGATTTGGCTGGGGGAATAGAGCTATTCAATCTGGTATTGGGGTTAAAAGATTCCCGTGGTGAGCTTCTGGGGATAGGTATTCTCACCGGCTACGATGCTGAAACGGATATTCTCAAGGTGTTAACACCCGTTATCAATGCTCGTATTTCGGGCTTGGTTTTCGGTTCGATTAGATTGAGAAACTTCGGTCAGGAAATTGGCAGGGTTGCCCCTTGGCAGCTCTAG
- the amrS gene encoding AmmeMemoRadiSam system radical SAM enzyme, with the protein MYVLKEAFLYEKLADKKVRCNVCPRRCVISLGKRGYCGTRLNEEGTLYTLIYAKCSSIAADPVEKKPVFHFYPGSQVLSFGTLGCNLRCKHCQNWQIAHARPDEKGSGLTEVSPEYAVDLAKRYDCQGLAWTYNEPTIWFEYTLDSARLCRENGLYTIYVTNGYITQEALDMIGPYLDVFRVDIKGFTNELYKKLSNVPDFSPILEAAIRAKKKWNMHIEAVTNVIPTYNDDENQLRGIARWIKNSLGTNTPWHVTRFIPYLELSHLYPTPTKTLKRAREMGFEEGLSFVYVGNVPGHPGENTYCPGCGRLVIERWGYSITKYHIQGGKCQFCETDLNIVGSEVAERKLAT; encoded by the coding sequence GTGTATGTTTTGAAAGAAGCTTTCCTTTATGAAAAATTAGCAGACAAGAAGGTAAGGTGCAATGTTTGCCCGAGACGATGTGTTATCTCCTTAGGAAAACGCGGTTATTGCGGAACGAGGTTAAATGAGGAGGGCACATTATACACCCTGATCTATGCCAAATGCTCCTCGATCGCGGCGGACCCTGTGGAAAAGAAACCCGTTTTTCATTTTTATCCAGGCAGCCAAGTTCTTTCCTTCGGAACATTGGGTTGCAATTTAAGGTGTAAGCATTGCCAAAATTGGCAAATTGCTCATGCACGTCCAGACGAGAAGGGCTCGGGTCTAACCGAGGTGTCCCCAGAGTACGCTGTGGACTTGGCGAAGAGATATGATTGTCAGGGGCTTGCTTGGACATACAATGAACCAACCATCTGGTTTGAATATACCTTGGATTCGGCCAGATTGTGCAGGGAAAATGGACTTTACACTATTTACGTGACCAATGGTTACATCACTCAGGAAGCTCTGGATATGATTGGCCCCTATCTTGATGTATTTCGGGTGGACATCAAGGGCTTTACCAATGAGCTTTATAAAAAGCTATCCAATGTTCCCGATTTTTCCCCGATCTTGGAAGCCGCAATCCGAGCCAAGAAGAAATGGAACATGCACATTGAAGCGGTAACGAATGTGATTCCCACATACAATGATGATGAAAACCAACTTCGTGGAATTGCCAGATGGATAAAGAATTCCTTGGGAACCAATACCCCGTGGCATGTGACCCGATTCATTCCCTACTTGGAACTCTCTCACCTATACCCCACGCCAACAAAGACATTGAAGAGGGCCAGGGAAATGGGTTTTGAAGAGGGGCTCTCCTTCGTCTACGTGGGAAATGTACCGGGTCATCCGGGTGAGAATACCTATTGCCCCGGTTGTGGGAGACTGGTCATTGAGAGATGGGGCTATAGTATCACAAAGTATCATATTCAAGGTGGGAAATGTCAGTTCTGCGAGACCGATCTCAACATTGTGGGCAGCGAGGTAGCGGAGAGGAAACTCGCTACTTAG
- a CDS encoding histidine kinase, with amino-acid sequence MFYRRKNILSKLCIYFVFSLVFGSWLAFLVYLFGPSLGIIFEGRVALPLLTALITTGIFLSLTVFLSLKEEPEHGKAMQSHQILEIANQTLPYLRTGLNSDSASKVAEIIHKESDALAVALTDLNTVLAFTGGGKNHHRAGKPIMTKATRESLKYDETRILKSREEIGCPVLDCPLQAAIVVPLELRGKAVGALKFYYDNKEKLTESRVTVAEGLARLLSTQLELSEIDKQRELACKAELKALQAQINPHFLYNTLNTIAMFCRTKPDRARKLLIQFADFFRKTLERGSDMVTLEEELDYVNSYLIFEKARFGEKLRIIEDIDPSTLNLKLPALVLQPIVENAVKHGLTSNGLKIKISSELKNSEMIIKVEDNGVGIPSTNMHKILLSGLGKGMGIGLSNVNERLKSLYGDEYRLNIDSEMGKGTVVTLRILCFPDSSPGRQAGYLPEGSSGRFS; translated from the coding sequence GTGTTTTATAGGCGGAAAAATATTCTTTCGAAGCTATGCATTTATTTCGTCTTCAGTTTGGTTTTTGGTTCGTGGCTGGCTTTTCTGGTCTATCTTTTCGGTCCAAGTTTGGGGATTATCTTCGAAGGAAGGGTAGCTCTACCACTTTTGACTGCTCTTATTACCACGGGGATTTTTTTAAGTTTGACGGTTTTCCTGAGTTTAAAGGAAGAACCGGAGCATGGAAAGGCAATGCAATCACACCAAATTTTGGAAATCGCCAATCAGACCCTACCCTACTTGAGGACAGGATTAAACTCCGATTCAGCGAGCAAAGTAGCGGAGATAATTCACAAGGAATCCGACGCCTTAGCCGTTGCTCTGACAGATCTCAATACTGTGTTGGCTTTTACTGGTGGGGGGAAAAATCATCACAGGGCCGGAAAACCCATCATGACAAAAGCCACCAGGGAATCTTTGAAGTACGATGAAACCCGAATCCTCAAGTCTCGAGAGGAAATCGGTTGCCCCGTTTTGGATTGTCCTCTCCAGGCTGCCATCGTTGTGCCCTTAGAATTAAGAGGTAAAGCCGTTGGAGCTCTCAAGTTTTATTACGATAACAAAGAAAAGCTGACGGAGAGCCGAGTAACGGTGGCCGAAGGATTAGCTCGCCTCTTAAGTACTCAGCTAGAACTCTCTGAGATCGATAAACAGCGCGAACTTGCATGTAAGGCTGAGCTTAAAGCCTTGCAGGCTCAGATCAATCCCCATTTCCTGTACAATACCCTGAACACCATCGCCATGTTTTGCCGTACCAAGCCCGACAGAGCGCGGAAGCTACTCATTCAGTTCGCAGATTTTTTCAGAAAAACTCTGGAGAGGGGAAGCGATATGGTAACTTTGGAGGAGGAATTAGACTACGTCAATTCCTATCTTATCTTTGAAAAGGCAAGATTCGGGGAAAAGCTACGGATAATAGAGGACATAGATCCTTCAACACTAAATTTAAAGCTTCCCGCCCTGGTTCTTCAACCAATCGTGGAAAATGCCGTAAAGCACGGCCTCACGTCCAATGGTCTTAAGATAAAAATTTCATCTGAACTCAAAAACTCGGAAATGATAATAAAAGTTGAGGACAATGGGGTTGGTATTCCCTCAACCAATATGCATAAAATCCTCCTATCGGGCCTCGGTAAGGGAATGGGAATAGGGTTGAGCAATGTTAATGAGAGGCTAAAAAGTCTCTATGGCGATGAATATAGACTCAATATTGATAGCGAGATGGGTAAGGGCACCGTAGTCACCCTTCGCATACTTTGCTTTCCTGACTCATCGCCGGGACGACAGGCTGGCTACTTGCCTGAAGGTTCATCAGGGAGGTTCTCATGA
- a CDS encoding TIGR00725 family protein, whose protein sequence is MYISVIGAGQCDDKIYGIAYEVGKLIAQRGAILVCGGLGGVMEAACKGAKSAGGLTVGILPTEERHANSYVDVAIPTGMGEARNALVVRAGQVVIAIGGEFGTLSEIGLALKMGKSVVGIGTWELKKEGKPVEAIILAKNPQEAVGKAFLLAR, encoded by the coding sequence ATGTATATTAGTGTGATAGGGGCTGGTCAGTGTGACGATAAAATCTACGGGATTGCCTATGAGGTAGGTAAACTCATTGCACAAAGAGGCGCTATTTTGGTTTGCGGCGGCTTAGGTGGGGTCATGGAAGCCGCTTGCAAGGGTGCGAAGAGTGCGGGAGGTCTGACTGTGGGCATTCTTCCCACCGAGGAGAGGCATGCCAACTCCTACGTTGACGTGGCCATTCCAACGGGCATGGGTGAAGCCCGAAATGCTCTTGTCGTTCGAGCCGGACAGGTGGTTATAGCCATCGGCGGTGAGTTCGGCACCCTTTCCGAAATAGGACTGGCTCTCAAGATGGGGAAATCCGTAGTGGGCATCGGAACATGGGAGCTCAAAAAGGAAGGAAAACCGGTGGAGGCCATAATTCTGGCGAAAAATCCCCAGGAAGCTGTGGGGAAAGCCTTCCTTTTAGCCCGTTAA